The following are encoded together in the Deltaproteobacteria bacterium genome:
- the tsaD gene encoding tRNA (adenosine(37)-N6)-threonylcarbamoyltransferase complex transferase subunit TsaD — MLILGIESSCDDMAASVVENGRKILSSVVSSQDDIHKKYGGIVPELASRRHIETVIPVTNEALLQAGVSLHDIEGIGVTQGPGLVGSILVGLSFAKAVGYTMDIPFVGVNHIESHPMAVFLEEVRSQKSEVRNENSKTLNSKLRTPDFPFIALVVSGGHTTLLKFKDFGDYSIIGQTRDDAAGEAFDKVAKLLGLGYPGGGVIDRLAKEGNPKAIEFTRPYMPDTFDFSFSGIKTAVLNYLKKGVGNTKTTSNIQDLAASFQEAVVDVLVEKSIRACKHKDITNLVISGGVACNSRLRQKLSEAAKAENINLFIPPPRLCTDNGATIAAAAYYKLKKGMSGDLSMNAYASF, encoded by the coding sequence ATGTTAATCCTCGGTATAGAATCTTCATGTGATGACATGGCTGCTTCAGTTGTTGAAAATGGCAGGAAAATACTTTCCAGTGTTGTTTCTTCTCAGGACGACATTCATAAAAAATACGGCGGCATTGTGCCTGAACTTGCGTCCCGCAGGCATATTGAGACAGTTATCCCTGTTACTAATGAGGCGCTCTTGCAGGCAGGTGTATCACTGCATGATATTGAAGGCATAGGTGTTACACAGGGACCAGGTCTTGTAGGCTCTATCCTTGTAGGACTTTCATTTGCAAAGGCAGTTGGCTATACAATGGATATACCTTTTGTTGGTGTTAATCATATTGAATCGCATCCAATGGCAGTGTTTCTGGAAGAAGTCAGAAGTCAGAAGTCAGAAGTCAGAAATGAAAATTCTAAAACTCTAAACTCTAAACTCCGAACTCCAGACTTTCCTTTTATCGCCCTTGTTGTTTCAGGCGGACATACCACGCTTTTAAAATTTAAGGATTTTGGAGATTATTCTATTATAGGTCAGACAAGGGATGATGCCGCAGGAGAGGCATTTGACAAGGTTGCAAAACTGCTGGGGCTTGGGTATCCTGGCGGCGGTGTAATTGATAGACTTGCAAAAGAAGGCAATCCTAAGGCAATAGAATTTACAAGACCGTATATGCCAGATACCTTTGATTTCAGTTTCAGCGGAATAAAGACAGCGGTATTGAACTATCTAAAAAAGGGGGTGGGAAATACAAAAACCACATCCAACATCCAAGATTTGGCTGCTTCATTTCAGGAGGCGGTAGTTGATGTGCTTGTTGAGAAATCAATCCGTGCATGCAAGCATAAAGATATAACCAACCTTGTTATATCAGGCGGTGTTGCATGTAATTCAAGGTTAAGGCAAAAACTATCAGAGGCAGCAAAGGCGGAAAATATAAACCTCTTTATTCCTCCTCCAAGATTATGCACTGACAACGGCGCTACTATAGCAGCGGCAGCGTATTACAAATTAAAAAAGGGCATGAGCGGAGACCTTTCAATGAATGCATATGCAAGTTTTTAG